In Kordiimonas sp. SCSIO 12610, the sequence CTGGCTCGTAAGCGATTATTGTATTCTCAGGTGTTGCGCTTTCCGGCACTGAATTCGCGAGTTGGTCAGCAACCACGACCTTGAGGGTGTCGCCTGCCTTGCGCTCTGCCTCGGTTTCACCAACACAGATGATCGCCGTCAGGTTTTCTGTGAGCACCGCCTCGGCCTTGTTGTTCACAAGATCGCTGGTTTCACCGTGATCTGCGCGGCGCTCTGAGTGACCAACAATGATATAGCCCGCGCCGAGGTCAGCAACCATGTTTGCAGCAATATCACCTGTATGCGCGCCCGATGTGTTTGTATGGCAATCCTGCGCACCAATATTGACGAGGCTACCGTCAGCGACGCCAACAAAACGGTCGACCAATGTGGCTGGTGGGCAAATCAAGACATCACAATCCGCTTTATCACCATCATTCACCATCTGAATGAGTGCTTCCAGTTCACTAACGCTAGATTTCACGCCATTCATTTTCCAGTTACCTGCCACAAGTGATCTAGGAGCCATCAAAACTATCCTTATTAGATTGAACAATATAATGGCCTGACATAGCGCTTTTTATCCCTGTTGCTCAAGCCTAAAATAATACCCATAGGCGAACCGATATTTTCAAGGATTGACCCAGCGGTATCAATCATTATGATGCGCCGAAATAACACGTGTATTGAATGCACGTTATATAATGAAAACAAGTGGGCTAAAGAGTTCAGTAAAACCAACCTCTTTTTCCCTGTACGATAAACGGTAAGGACGTACGAACATGCTGTTAAAATTCCGCGGAGGACTTAATTCGCTTCCTGTAACAATCCTTTTAGGACTTTTGATTGCAGCATTTGCAATATTCGGTGTCGGGCCCGGCATTTTAACAGGTTCAAATACTGTCATTGCAACAGTTGGTGAAACCGACATTCCAAACGTTCGGTATTTCAGCCGTGTTCAACAGGAAGCACAGCAGGCGCAGCTTCAGCTTCAGGGGGCCAATCTTCCGCAGGATGAAATTATCCGCCTTCTGAATATCGACCAACGTGTTCTCCAGCAAATGATTGCAGAAGCAACGGTTGAGGAACACATGCGTGAACTTGGCCTTCGTGCTACCGACGAGCAAATCGTTGAAGCCATCCGTGATGTGGATGCCTTCAAGCTTGCTGGTTCATTAAGCGCATCAAATATCGAACTTGCACTTCAGAATAACAATTTGAACCGTGACGATCTTGAAGAGCTTCTAAGCAAAGGCGTTACCCAACAACAGCTATTCGGCGCCATGCGTGAAACCAAGCCCATTTCGCGCGTTCTTGCTAACGAGCTTTATACCTATCAGGCTGAAAGACGTTGGGCGACCCTGATTACCTTCAAAGCCAGCGATATTACAGAGATAACACCAGCCACTGATGAGCAGTTGATGGAAAGCTATGAAGCAACCAAAACAAATTATATGACGAATGAACTGCGCACATATAATTATTTGGTTGTAACACCCGACCTTTTCCTCGACCAGGTTGAGGTGACTGAGGATGATATCCTAGCGCTATATGACGAGCGCGCGGATGAATATGTAATCCCGGAAAAACGAACTGTTCAACAGGTAAACTTCCCTTCAGAAGAAGCTGCACAAGCTTTCATTGATAGTTTAACAGCGGAAACAGACTTTGCAGCCCGTGGTGCCGCATCCAGTGACTTTACAGAAGCTGAGATTAATCTAGGTGAGCAATCTTTACGCAATCTGGAAGTGGACTTTAATGACGCTACCGCACAGGCAGTGTTTGGACTAGAGAATGATGGCATAACTATTCCGCTTGAAGCGCTAGGCCGGTGGAATGTGTTTAAGGTTACCAACATTACAGAAGGCAACACAACACCACTTGAAAGCGTTCGCGAAGCATTGGAAACAGACGCGAAACGCGAAAAAGCGATTGACCTCGTCTATGATTTTATGCCTGACCTCGAAGACGCACTGGCGTCAGCCGCAACAATTCAAGAAGCGATTAACACGCCACTAATCAAAGAACGCAATCTACCCCTAACGGTCGCGAGTGTTACGGGTGTTGATCAGCGCGGCCTTGGACGCGGCGGTGAACGTTTGATCACGCAATCAGACGAGTTCCGTATCAACGCAACAATCTTTAATGAAGAAGCGGATATCGGGCGTATTTCAGACACCAACGACCTTGATGCTTCAAACCGTGACCGTGGTGCCTTTTGGACAGAAGTTGTTACTGTTGCTGAACCAGAGCAAAAACCGTTTGAGGAAGTTAAAGCGGACGTGCGCAGCGCATGGGACGCCCAACAGAAACAAACAAAAGCAGGCGAACTGGCAGACAATGCTATCGAGCGCATCAAGGCTGGTGAGGACGCTGAAACTGTAGCAGCGGACCTGAACGGGACTTCGCTTGAAGCGAAGAGTGTATCGCGTACCAACGATCCAAATAGCTTATCAGGTCTAGCCGCAAACATCAGAGGAATGATTTTTGATCTTAATCTGAATGCCGTTGAAACAGACCGCTCTGCTGATGGTGATGGCTATGTTGTTGTTCGCGTTGACCGCATCAATCCGGGCCAACCAGCGGATAACGCCACCGCTGTGAACACATTATACAGTGAAATTCAAGATCAGTTTGAAACTGAAATATTCCTTCAGTATGAGCGCTATCTTCGTGAAAAATATACGATTGATGTTAACGACCAACTCCGTCGCATTCAATTCCGCAATGAAAGCGCTCAATAATCGCTAATGAGTTAAGAGTTATCAAAGGGCAAAGCCAGTGACCGACCAAGTTGATATATCCAGCCTTAAAAAACAATATGAGGCTGGAAAACCTTCTGTTTACGCTGAAACCCTCGTTGCTGACTTGGATACTCCGGTATCTGCCTA encodes:
- the tpiA gene encoding triose-phosphate isomerase yields the protein MAPRSLVAGNWKMNGVKSSVSELEALIQMVNDGDKADCDVLICPPATLVDRFVGVADGSLVNIGAQDCHTNTSGAHTGDIAANMVADLGAGYIIVGHSERRADHGETSDLVNNKAEAVLTENLTAIICVGETEAERKAGDTLKVVVADQLANSVPESATPENTIIAYEPVWAIGTGLTPTVDDVAEVHTAIRAALVERFGDGVGNGFAILYGGSVKPTNAKELMAADNVNGALVGGASLKATDFNGIIDAYR
- a CDS encoding SurA N-terminal domain-containing protein — protein: MLLKFRGGLNSLPVTILLGLLIAAFAIFGVGPGILTGSNTVIATVGETDIPNVRYFSRVQQEAQQAQLQLQGANLPQDEIIRLLNIDQRVLQQMIAEATVEEHMRELGLRATDEQIVEAIRDVDAFKLAGSLSASNIELALQNNNLNRDDLEELLSKGVTQQQLFGAMRETKPISRVLANELYTYQAERRWATLITFKASDITEITPATDEQLMESYEATKTNYMTNELRTYNYLVVTPDLFLDQVEVTEDDILALYDERADEYVIPEKRTVQQVNFPSEEAAQAFIDSLTAETDFAARGAASSDFTEAEINLGEQSLRNLEVDFNDATAQAVFGLENDGITIPLEALGRWNVFKVTNITEGNTTPLESVREALETDAKREKAIDLVYDFMPDLEDALASAATIQEAINTPLIKERNLPLTVASVTGVDQRGLGRGGERLITQSDEFRINATIFNEEADIGRISDTNDLDASNRDRGAFWTEVVTVAEPEQKPFEEVKADVRSAWDAQQKQTKAGELADNAIERIKAGEDAETVAADLNGTSLEAKSVSRTNDPNSLSGLAANIRGMIFDLNLNAVETDRSADGDGYVVVRVDRINPGQPADNATAVNTLYSEIQDQFETEIFLQYERYLREKYTIDVNDQLRRIQFRNESAQ